From the Misgurnus anguillicaudatus chromosome 17, ASM2758022v2, whole genome shotgun sequence genome, one window contains:
- the p2ry8 gene encoding S-geranylgeranyl-glutathione receptor P2RY8 — MNMSHEQNFTKMDDATLAMFDNTWASNLVSAIYVVVTLANLIGNGLSLFLLLVRTSPKTPSIIFMINLTLTDLILGTVLPFQIAYQIQGYNWTLGTGMCNVLTVVFYANMYCSVLSMTAISADRYLGIVKPMRFREMRSNNKYAIIACVFMWLLVLAILSPLETSDLTYYVRERQIVTCFDVLRKSMLPTIAHWAAFLFGMFIVLFLCPFIITVYCYVNIICVLIKKANSHQKGRAVRLACTVLFVFIFCFAPNNILLLAHTVTRLYYSKSLYIYYKLSLSLSCINSCIDPFIYYFASKEFRRKLRQMLRLRTLSTGETQMIEGHRESFFSARTTGNAQEDCDKC, encoded by the coding sequence ATGAACATGTCACACGAGCAGAACTTCACCAAAATGGATGACGCCACCTTGGCCATGTTTGACAACACATGGGCCAGTAATCTTGTCTCAGCTATCTATGTCGTAGTGACTCTGGCCAACCTCATTGGTAATGGCCTCTCTTTGTTTCTTCTGCTGGTGCGCACCTCTCCGAAGACCCCGTCGATCATCTTCATGATCAACCTGACCCTCACCGACCTGATCCTTGGCACTGTGCTGCCCTTTCAGATCGCTTACCAAATACAAGGCTACAACTGGACCTTGGGTACGGGGATGTGCAACGTACTGACTGTGGTGTTTTACGCCAACATGTACTGCTCGGTTTTGTCCATGACTGCTATCAGTGCTGACCGCTATCTGGGCATTGTAAAACCGATGCGCTTCAGAGAGATGAGATCAAATAATAAATACGCAATCATTGCCTGTGTATTTATGTGGCTTCTGGTCCTTGCGATTCTGAGCCCTCTGGAAACCTCagatctgacatattatgtaaGAGAGCGTCAAATCGTCACCTGCTTCGACGTGTTAAGGAAAAGCATGCTACCGACTATTGCCCACTGGGCGGCCTTCCTATTTGGGATGTTTATCGTTCTCTTCCTCTGTCCGTTCATTATAACCGTGTACTGCTACGTTAACATTATCTGTGTGCTGATCAAAAAGGCCAATAGTCATCAGAAAGGGCGCGCGGTGCGCCTGGCATGcactgttttgtttgtgttcataTTTTGTTTTGCTCCCAACAACATACTACTATTGGCACACACAGTTACAAGGCTGTACTATAGCAAATCTCTTTATATCTACTAtaaactctctctctccctaAGCTGCATTAATAGTTGCATAGATCCATTCATATACTATTTCGCCTCCAAAGAGTTTCGTCGAAAGTTAAGGCAAATGCTGCGGTTGCGGACTCTCAGCACGGGAGAGACTCAGATGATCGAGGGTCACAGAGAGAGCTTTTTCTCCGCTCGCACCACAGGCAATGCACAGGAAGACTGTGACAAGTGTTAa
- the asmtl gene encoding probable bifunctional dTTP/UTP pyrophosphatase/methyltransferase protein isoform X1, with protein sequence MLLNPVISKLSNKLVVLASASPRRLEILTNAGLRFEVVPSWFKETLDKSLFKSPYQYAVETAKQKALEVAQRMPFKHLKTPDIVIGADTVVTVDGLILEKPTDKQDAYHMLSRLSGKEHSVFTGVAIVLCHEQNGSEIEYKVVDFYEETKVKFADLSEEMLWEYINSGEPMDKAGGYGIQALGGMLVEYVHGDFLNVVGFPLNRFCKQLGVIFNSPPESPALKIKREDSRASDESWSVANSLSKCVTNGEFELQETNNGKGASQKSMQKQNVMHSECAKFDRKDVPHSIMELIDGFKVSKTLFTASKLKVFDVLNISNGLTLEEIAGQINASVFGTERLLDAAVSVGLLERVKHQDDSHAVYRNTEQARQFLVSDSPLSLHAYILHCDGIVWPLFSHLEDAVKEGTSQHERAFGKINKDMFQDVYYSQDNVKMRFMNAMHSIVNVTGKDVATAFDLSPYKTACDIGGCTGAMAYQFTEAHPGLSVTVFDLPQVIDMTRHFQPKAHHDRVSFVAGDFFKDDLPKADLYILARILHDWSDEKVNALLSKLSKVCTPGCGLLVSEILLDQERRRPSRAVLQALSMTEGKQRSAAGYIDLLEKHAFSVKQIKYTGNLLDAILFIKEDPNDKRTLLVGSSASIETA encoded by the exons ATGTTGTTAAATCCAGTTATATCCAAGTTGAGTAACAAGCTTGTTGTATTGGCAAGCGCATCCCCGAGACGTCTGGAGATTTTGACGAATGCT GGTTTACGGTTCGAAGTTGTGCCCTCATGGTTTAAAGAAACCTTGGACAAGTCCTTGTTTAAAAGCCCCTATCAGTATGCAGTGGAGACAGCCAAACAGAAGGCTTTGGAGGTGGCTCAGCGAATGCCATTT AAACACCTGAAAACTCCAGATATTGTTATTGGTGCGGACACTGTTGTT ACAGTTGATGGTTTGATCTTGGAGAAGCCCACAGATAAACAAGATGCTTACCATATGCTGTCCAG GTTGAGTGGCAAGGAGCATAGTGTTTTTACCGGTGTGGCTATTGTGCTCTGCCATGAGCAAAATG GTTCAGAGATAGAGTACAAAGTGGTTGACTtttatgaagagacaaaagttaAGTTTGCAGACTTGTCTGAGGAGATGCTTTGGGAATACATCAACAGCGGAGAGCCCATG GACAAGGCTGGTGGCTATGGGATCCAGGCTTTGGGTGGTATGTTGGTGGAGTATGTGCATGGAGATTTTCTTAACGTAGTGGGCTTCCCTCTTAATCGCTTTTGCAAGCAGCTGGGAGTGATTTTTAACAGCCCACCAGAGAGTCCTGCCCTCAAGATCAAACGTGAAGACTCAAGAGCATCTGATGAGTCTTGGTCTGTGGCCAACAGCTTGTCGAAGTGTGTCACAAACGGAGAGTTTGAGCTGCAGGAAACCAACAACGGCAAAGGTGCCAGTCAGAAATctatgcaaaaacaaaatgtgaTGCACTCGGAGTGTGCTAAATTTGACAGAAAAGATGTCCCCCACAGTATCATGGAATTAATAGATGGCTTCAAAGTGTCAAAG ACTTTATTCACAGCATCCAAACTGAAGGTCTTTGATGTGTTGAACATCTCTAATGGTCTGACTTTGGAAGAGATAGCAGGCCAAATCAACGCATCTGTTTTCGGCACGGAGAGGCTTTTGGATGCTGCTGTCTCAGTAGGGCTACTAGAAAGGGTTAAACACCAAGATGATAGCCATG CAGTGTACAGAAATACAGAACAGGCCAGACAGTTTCTGGTATCAGACAGTCCACTTTCTTTGCATGCTTACATCCTTCACTGCGATGGTATAGTGTGGCCCCTCTTCAGTCATTTAGAGGATGCTGTCAAGGAAGGAACCAGCCAACATGAGCGGGCATTTGGGAAGATAAATAAGGATATGTTTCAG GATGTCTACTACAGTCAGGATAACGTTAAGATGCGATTCATGAATGCAATGCACAGCATCGTAAATGTGACTGGGAAAGATGTGGCAACGGCATTTGATCTTTCTCCCTATAAAACAGCTTGTGACATTGGAG GTTGCACCGGTGCCATGGCATACCAGTTTACAGAAGCCCACCCTGGATTGTCAGTTACTGTATTTGACTTGCCACAAGTCATTGACATGACACGGCACTTTCAGCCAAAAGCACATCATGATAGAGTGTCATTTGTTGCAG GAGATTTCTTTAAAGATGACCTACCTAAAGCAGACTTGTACATTCTTGCAAGGATTCTCCATGACTGGTCTGATGAGAAAGTTAATGCACTGTTGAGTAAGCTGTCCAAAGTGTGCACACCAG GCTGTGGGCTTTTGGTGTCCGAGATCCTCCTGGACCAAGAGAGGAGAAGACCAAGTCGAGCTGTGCTCCAAGCTCTCAGCATGACAGAGGGAAAGCAGAGGAGCGCTGCAGGATACATCGATTTACTTGAAAAGCATGCTTTTAGTGTCAAGCAAATCAAATACACAGGCAACCTGCTAGATGCCATACTCTTTATCAAAGAAGACCCAAATGACAAAAGAACATTATTAGTCGGTTCTTCAGCATCCATTGAGACTGCataa
- the asmtl gene encoding probable bifunctional dTTP/UTP pyrophosphatase/methyltransferase protein isoform X2, which translates to MLLNPVISKLSNKLVVLASASPRRLEILTNAGLRFEVVPSWFKETLDKSLFKSPYQYAVETAKQKALEVAQRMPFKHLKTPDIVIGADTVVTVDGLILEKPTDKQDAYHMLSRLSGKEHSVFTGVAIVLCHEQNGSEIEYKVVDFYEETKVKFADLSEEMLWEYINSGEPMDKAGGYGIQALGGMLVEYVHGDFLNVVGFPLNRFCKQLGVIFNSPPESPALKIKREDSRASDESWSVANSLSKCVTNGEFELQETNNGKGASQKSMQKQNVMHSECAKFDRKDVPHSIMELIDGFKVSKTLFTASKLKVFDVLNISNGLTLEEIAGQINASVFGTERLLDAAVSVGLLERVKHQDDSHVYRNTEQARQFLVSDSPLSLHAYILHCDGIVWPLFSHLEDAVKEGTSQHERAFGKINKDMFQDVYYSQDNVKMRFMNAMHSIVNVTGKDVATAFDLSPYKTACDIGGCTGAMAYQFTEAHPGLSVTVFDLPQVIDMTRHFQPKAHHDRVSFVAGDFFKDDLPKADLYILARILHDWSDEKVNALLSKLSKVCTPGCGLLVSEILLDQERRRPSRAVLQALSMTEGKQRSAAGYIDLLEKHAFSVKQIKYTGNLLDAILFIKEDPNDKRTLLVGSSASIETA; encoded by the exons ATGTTGTTAAATCCAGTTATATCCAAGTTGAGTAACAAGCTTGTTGTATTGGCAAGCGCATCCCCGAGACGTCTGGAGATTTTGACGAATGCT GGTTTACGGTTCGAAGTTGTGCCCTCATGGTTTAAAGAAACCTTGGACAAGTCCTTGTTTAAAAGCCCCTATCAGTATGCAGTGGAGACAGCCAAACAGAAGGCTTTGGAGGTGGCTCAGCGAATGCCATTT AAACACCTGAAAACTCCAGATATTGTTATTGGTGCGGACACTGTTGTT ACAGTTGATGGTTTGATCTTGGAGAAGCCCACAGATAAACAAGATGCTTACCATATGCTGTCCAG GTTGAGTGGCAAGGAGCATAGTGTTTTTACCGGTGTGGCTATTGTGCTCTGCCATGAGCAAAATG GTTCAGAGATAGAGTACAAAGTGGTTGACTtttatgaagagacaaaagttaAGTTTGCAGACTTGTCTGAGGAGATGCTTTGGGAATACATCAACAGCGGAGAGCCCATG GACAAGGCTGGTGGCTATGGGATCCAGGCTTTGGGTGGTATGTTGGTGGAGTATGTGCATGGAGATTTTCTTAACGTAGTGGGCTTCCCTCTTAATCGCTTTTGCAAGCAGCTGGGAGTGATTTTTAACAGCCCACCAGAGAGTCCTGCCCTCAAGATCAAACGTGAAGACTCAAGAGCATCTGATGAGTCTTGGTCTGTGGCCAACAGCTTGTCGAAGTGTGTCACAAACGGAGAGTTTGAGCTGCAGGAAACCAACAACGGCAAAGGTGCCAGTCAGAAATctatgcaaaaacaaaatgtgaTGCACTCGGAGTGTGCTAAATTTGACAGAAAAGATGTCCCCCACAGTATCATGGAATTAATAGATGGCTTCAAAGTGTCAAAG ACTTTATTCACAGCATCCAAACTGAAGGTCTTTGATGTGTTGAACATCTCTAATGGTCTGACTTTGGAAGAGATAGCAGGCCAAATCAACGCATCTGTTTTCGGCACGGAGAGGCTTTTGGATGCTGCTGTCTCAGTAGGGCTACTAGAAAGGGTTAAACACCAAGATGATAGCCATG TGTACAGAAATACAGAACAGGCCAGACAGTTTCTGGTATCAGACAGTCCACTTTCTTTGCATGCTTACATCCTTCACTGCGATGGTATAGTGTGGCCCCTCTTCAGTCATTTAGAGGATGCTGTCAAGGAAGGAACCAGCCAACATGAGCGGGCATTTGGGAAGATAAATAAGGATATGTTTCAG GATGTCTACTACAGTCAGGATAACGTTAAGATGCGATTCATGAATGCAATGCACAGCATCGTAAATGTGACTGGGAAAGATGTGGCAACGGCATTTGATCTTTCTCCCTATAAAACAGCTTGTGACATTGGAG GTTGCACCGGTGCCATGGCATACCAGTTTACAGAAGCCCACCCTGGATTGTCAGTTACTGTATTTGACTTGCCACAAGTCATTGACATGACACGGCACTTTCAGCCAAAAGCACATCATGATAGAGTGTCATTTGTTGCAG GAGATTTCTTTAAAGATGACCTACCTAAAGCAGACTTGTACATTCTTGCAAGGATTCTCCATGACTGGTCTGATGAGAAAGTTAATGCACTGTTGAGTAAGCTGTCCAAAGTGTGCACACCAG GCTGTGGGCTTTTGGTGTCCGAGATCCTCCTGGACCAAGAGAGGAGAAGACCAAGTCGAGCTGTGCTCCAAGCTCTCAGCATGACAGAGGGAAAGCAGAGGAGCGCTGCAGGATACATCGATTTACTTGAAAAGCATGCTTTTAGTGTCAAGCAAATCAAATACACAGGCAACCTGCTAGATGCCATACTCTTTATCAAAGAAGACCCAAATGACAAAAGAACATTATTAGTCGGTTCTTCAGCATCCATTGAGACTGCataa